A window of Sphingobacterium sp. lm-10 contains these coding sequences:
- a CDS encoding bifunctional 4-hydroxy-2-oxoglutarate aldolase/2-dehydro-3-deoxy-phosphogluconate aldolase codes for MSKLLSLIQQYPAIPVYYHDDPQTCIEVLQACYKGGIRIFEFVNRGPEAKTNFKALLAYKNEHFPYMALGIGTIKTAHEAKDFLALGAEFIVSPIVSADIAQETLAKGYDWIPGCMTPTEITLAESLGASLIKLFPGDALGPKFVKAIKPLFPNLHFMPTGGVDVEKENIDGWFNAGVFSVGLGSKLFQKPNNSDDGYQWLIDRVSTLMELVER; via the coding sequence ATGAGCAAACTACTTTCCCTAATACAACAATATCCGGCGATCCCTGTGTATTACCATGATGACCCACAAACCTGTATAGAAGTACTCCAAGCTTGTTATAAAGGCGGCATACGGATCTTTGAATTCGTAAATCGTGGGCCCGAAGCAAAAACTAATTTTAAAGCTTTATTGGCCTATAAGAACGAGCACTTCCCTTACATGGCTCTGGGTATAGGAACCATCAAGACGGCACATGAAGCTAAAGACTTCTTGGCTTTAGGAGCAGAATTTATTGTCAGTCCGATTGTATCTGCCGATATTGCGCAGGAAACCTTAGCGAAGGGTTACGATTGGATTCCGGGTTGTATGACGCCTACTGAAATTACCTTAGCAGAATCATTAGGGGCATCACTCATCAAGCTTTTCCCTGGAGATGCACTGGGGCCAAAATTTGTGAAAGCCATAAAACCGCTATTCCCGAATCTGCATTTTATGCCAACAGGCGGTGTCGATGTGGAAAAGGAAAATATAGATGGCTGGTTTAATGCAGGCGTATTTTCTGTAGGATTAGGTTCTAAGCTATTTCAAAAACCAAACAATAGTGATGATGGTTATCAGTGGTTAATCGACCGAGTAAGCACGTTGATGGAGTTAGTTGAACGTTAA
- a CDS encoding sugar kinase produces the protein MKKVLCFGEILLRLQAIGSSFFEKDRNQLQVFPGGSEANVASGLAQMGTATAYCSAFPDNLLSVEIQQQLLELGVDTSKCLSFGDRIGSYILLSANGLSQGEVIYDRRYSSFSQLQLEDLNFDRLFEGIDWFHWTALSPALNENVAELMAPILKEAKNRNITVSVDLNYRSKLWQYGQEPIEIMPELVAYCDVVMGNIWAANKMLGTYVDDALDRHTSTANYFEAAKQSAAAIFSMFPSVQHVANTFRFIDNPQHNLFYGTYHNRIEDVLSPIYETNEVVDRIGSGDAFMAGLIHALTTDMPAQRVADIATGAGYQKLFVSGDFGNGKF, from the coding sequence ATGAAGAAAGTACTTTGTTTTGGAGAAATTCTCCTCCGCTTACAGGCAATTGGCAGCAGTTTCTTTGAGAAGGATCGCAATCAACTACAGGTTTTTCCTGGCGGATCAGAAGCCAATGTCGCCAGCGGACTCGCCCAAATGGGTACCGCGACAGCATATTGTAGTGCATTTCCAGATAATCTGCTCAGCGTCGAAATTCAACAGCAATTACTGGAGCTCGGCGTGGATACAAGCAAATGCCTTAGTTTTGGCGATAGGATCGGTTCTTATATTTTACTTTCGGCTAATGGGTTGAGCCAGGGGGAGGTGATTTACGATCGACGCTATTCTAGCTTTAGCCAACTTCAGCTAGAAGACCTGAACTTTGATCGGTTGTTCGAAGGTATAGATTGGTTTCATTGGACGGCTTTATCTCCTGCGCTGAATGAAAATGTAGCAGAGCTGATGGCTCCCATTCTAAAAGAAGCAAAAAATCGAAATATCACGGTGTCAGTAGATCTTAACTACCGAAGTAAACTCTGGCAATATGGCCAGGAGCCTATCGAGATCATGCCAGAATTAGTGGCCTATTGCGATGTGGTGATGGGCAATATCTGGGCTGCTAATAAGATGCTGGGCACCTATGTGGATGACGCATTGGATCGTCATACCTCCACAGCGAATTATTTTGAAGCGGCAAAGCAGTCAGCCGCAGCGATATTTTCGATGTTTCCCTCTGTGCAGCATGTGGCGAATACCTTCCGCTTTATTGATAATCCACAGCACAATCTCTTTTATGGCACCTATCATAATCGAATAGAAGATGTGTTATCACCTATTTATGAAACGAATGAGGTGGTAGATCGCATCGGTAGTGGCGACGCTTTTATGGCAGGTCTTATTCACGCACTAACAACAGATATGCCAGCCCAACGCGTAGCCGATATCGCGACGGGTGCCGGATACCAAAAACTATTCGTGTCCGGGGATTTCGGAAACGGAAAATTCTAA
- a CDS encoding SDR family oxidoreductase, with product MSILDKFSLAGKVIVVTGATGILGKNFVIALAEAGAKVAIIGRNEERAAERLASVHSLGAEGMTFVADVLSETSMQQAKEAIITKWGAIDGLINAAGGNIPGATIGPDQDIFESNIQDTLKAIELNLFGTIIPTHVFGKVMAAQGRGSIINIASLSSSQAISRVLGYTVAKNGVVGFTKWMASEMALRYGDQLRVNAIAPGVFLTEQNRTLLTNPDGSYTERAQKFVSGTPFSRLGDPKELNGTLIYLLSDASSFVNGETVYVDGGFNAWSGV from the coding sequence ATGAGCATATTGGATAAGTTTTCCCTTGCGGGCAAAGTTATTGTTGTGACCGGTGCTACCGGAATTCTAGGAAAGAATTTTGTGATCGCATTGGCAGAAGCAGGAGCTAAGGTGGCTATTATTGGTCGAAATGAAGAGCGTGCTGCGGAACGCTTGGCTTCGGTACATAGTCTTGGCGCAGAAGGAATGACATTTGTTGCAGATGTACTCAGCGAGACCTCTATGCAACAAGCAAAAGAGGCTATTATCACCAAATGGGGAGCAATTGATGGATTGATCAATGCGGCCGGAGGTAATATTCCAGGAGCCACGATTGGCCCCGATCAGGATATTTTTGAGTCCAATATACAGGATACACTCAAGGCCATCGAACTAAACCTTTTTGGAACCATTATCCCGACGCATGTTTTTGGCAAAGTGATGGCGGCGCAGGGTCGCGGTAGTATTATTAATATTGCTTCTCTATCTTCCAGTCAGGCGATCAGCCGTGTGCTTGGATATACAGTGGCAAAAAATGGTGTGGTTGGTTTCACGAAATGGATGGCGTCTGAAATGGCGCTTCGTTATGGCGACCAGCTCCGTGTAAATGCCATCGCTCCGGGCGTGTTTCTCACCGAACAAAACAGAACATTATTAACCAATCCAGATGGCTCCTACACGGAGCGGGCACAGAAATTTGTGAGCGGAACGCCATTTTCCCGACTCGGTGATCCCAAAGAGCTTAATGGAACATTAATATACCTATTGAGTGACGCCTCTTCTTTTGTGAACGGAGAGACGGTCTACGTCGATGGAGGATTCAATGCTTGGTCTGGTGTCTAG
- the uxuA gene encoding mannonate dehydratase codes for MQKFEQTWRWYGPQDPVSLQDVKQAGATGIVTALHHIAHGEIWPLKDIEERKSLIEAAGLVWSVVESVPVHEAIKTKREDVAVYIENYKQTLRNLAACGIRVVTYNFMPVLDWTRTKLDLEMPNGAKALYFDWADLAAFDLHIFQREQAENDYPEQVLVEAKKRFATFSAEDVEELKRVILMGIPSEKDISLEDLQSSLILYKEIGRKGLLDNLCWFLREIQSVCEEYGIKMAIHPDDPPYPILGLPRIASGLEDYVKIIEGVNAQFNGVCFCTGSLGAGAENDVPAIARAVKHRVHFAHFRNVKKDAIGNFYEADHLAGDVDMAQVLDIFIEENQTRAQPIPFRPDHGHQMLDDLHKVTNPGYSAIGRLRGLAELRGLEEGLLYARIKS; via the coding sequence ATGCAAAAATTTGAACAAACGTGGCGTTGGTACGGGCCACAAGATCCGGTAAGCTTGCAAGATGTAAAACAGGCTGGTGCAACAGGCATCGTAACCGCATTACATCATATTGCACATGGCGAAATCTGGCCTTTAAAGGATATAGAAGAACGTAAAAGCCTGATAGAAGCAGCGGGACTGGTTTGGTCTGTTGTAGAAAGTGTGCCGGTACACGAAGCCATCAAAACCAAACGCGAAGATGTTGCGGTGTATATCGAGAATTATAAACAAACACTGCGCAACTTAGCAGCCTGTGGCATCCGAGTCGTTACGTACAACTTTATGCCGGTGCTCGACTGGACGCGGACAAAGCTAGATCTGGAAATGCCTAATGGAGCGAAAGCTTTGTACTTTGATTGGGCCGATCTAGCTGCTTTCGACTTGCATATTTTCCAAAGGGAGCAGGCGGAAAATGATTATCCCGAACAGGTGCTTGTAGAAGCAAAAAAGCGATTTGCAACTTTTAGTGCTGAGGATGTAGAAGAGTTGAAACGAGTGATCTTGATGGGTATACCAAGTGAAAAGGATATCTCACTAGAAGACTTACAAAGTAGCTTAATTCTTTACAAGGAAATAGGACGGAAAGGTTTGCTAGATAATCTATGCTGGTTTTTGCGCGAAATACAATCGGTTTGTGAAGAGTATGGAATAAAGATGGCGATCCACCCAGACGATCCACCTTACCCGATATTAGGGCTACCACGGATTGCTTCTGGTTTGGAGGATTATGTCAAAATTATTGAAGGCGTAAATGCCCAATTTAATGGTGTTTGTTTTTGCACCGGTTCATTAGGAGCTGGAGCAGAGAACGACGTGCCTGCTATCGCAAGAGCCGTCAAACATCGGGTACATTTTGCGCATTTCCGCAATGTGAAGAAAGATGCGATCGGCAACTTTTACGAAGCAGATCATTTGGCTGGCGATGTGGATATGGCTCAGGTACTGGACATCTTCATCGAAGAAAACCAAACACGTGCCCAACCTATACCATTTCGACCGGATCACGGCCACCAGATGTTGGACGACCTGCATAAGGTAACAAATCCCGGCTATTCGGCGATTGGGCGACTGCGGGGCCTGGCAGAACTGAGGGGATTGGAAGAAGGATTATTATATGCCAGAATAAAAAGCTAA
- a CDS encoding MFS transporter — translation MGSKVKGNYRWVICGLLFFATTINYLDRQVLSLTWKDFIAPEFHWTNNDYGNITALFAIFYAISMLLAGRFVDLVGTKKGFLWAIGVWSVGAILHAFCGIATAGITAGEWFVGFEGAKEAISHVHDFSRVVNVSVVLFIFARFILAVGEAGNFPAAIKTVAEYFPKKDRALSTSIFNAGTTIGALAAPLTIPYIAEALGWEMAFIIIGALGFVWMGFWIFMYEKPELHPKVSAEELAYIQQDEVMELSPIQPDVLVEQRKVTITNCLKHRQTWAYALGKFMTDGVWWFLLFWMPAYLSSVYGIKSSDFIGQLALFVLYSITMLSIIGGWLPSYFVDKMGLDPYAGRMRAMLIFAFFPLLLLLAQPLADFSFWYPVVLIGIGAAAHQSWSANLYSTVGDMFPKRAIATVTGIGGLAGGIGAFLINKSSGMLFDYAERHWSKVNGTSLHEVYPQFQQLETEKILLEQHGVISIEEFLKQLASTGEVVSNGINTGYLIVFSFCGVAYLLAWTLMKTLVPRMKQVIL, via the coding sequence ATGGGGAGCAAAGTAAAAGGAAACTACAGATGGGTGATATGCGGACTGCTATTTTTTGCAACGACCATCAACTATTTGGACAGACAAGTACTGTCTCTTACCTGGAAGGACTTCATTGCTCCCGAATTTCATTGGACAAATAACGATTATGGAAATATAACCGCTTTATTTGCCATTTTTTATGCGATCAGCATGCTTTTGGCAGGAAGATTCGTGGACTTGGTGGGCACTAAGAAAGGTTTTTTGTGGGCCATCGGCGTCTGGTCTGTAGGTGCGATCTTGCATGCTTTTTGTGGCATTGCCACAGCAGGGATTACTGCTGGGGAGTGGTTCGTAGGGTTTGAAGGCGCGAAGGAAGCAATTAGCCATGTGCATGATTTTTCTCGTGTGGTGAATGTCAGTGTAGTGTTGTTTATTTTTGCTCGCTTCATTTTAGCAGTGGGTGAAGCCGGTAACTTTCCGGCAGCCATCAAGACTGTGGCCGAATATTTTCCGAAAAAAGATCGGGCACTTTCCACCAGTATATTCAATGCAGGTACTACGATCGGTGCATTGGCTGCTCCGCTGACGATCCCTTACATTGCGGAGGCATTGGGCTGGGAGATGGCATTTATAATAATAGGTGCACTAGGTTTTGTGTGGATGGGTTTCTGGATATTTATGTACGAAAAGCCAGAGTTGCACCCAAAGGTCAGTGCGGAAGAGTTGGCCTATATTCAACAAGATGAAGTGATGGAATTGAGTCCAATACAACCTGATGTGCTGGTGGAACAACGTAAGGTAACCATTACTAACTGCCTGAAACACCGACAAACCTGGGCTTATGCACTAGGCAAATTTATGACGGATGGGGTTTGGTGGTTTTTACTTTTCTGGATGCCAGCCTATCTCAGCTCCGTATATGGCATTAAGTCTTCCGATTTCATCGGTCAACTGGCTCTTTTTGTGTTGTATAGCATCACGATGCTATCGATTATCGGTGGCTGGTTACCATCCTACTTTGTAGATAAAATGGGGTTAGACCCTTATGCGGGCCGTATGCGCGCCATGCTTATATTTGCCTTTTTTCCGCTATTATTACTGTTGGCACAACCGCTGGCTGACTTTTCTTTCTGGTACCCGGTGGTGCTTATTGGTATTGGCGCTGCTGCACACCAGTCATGGTCTGCCAATCTTTACTCTACGGTAGGTGATATGTTTCCTAAGAGGGCAATTGCCACCGTTACAGGAATTGGTGGTTTGGCCGGGGGTATAGGCGCTTTCCTGATTAATAAATCATCGGGTATGCTTTTCGATTATGCAGAAAGACATTGGAGCAAAGTCAATGGTACGTCCTTACATGAAGTATATCCACAGTTCCAACAGCTGGAAACGGAAAAAATCTTGTTGGAACAACATGGCGTGATTAGTATAGAAGAGTTTTTGAAACAACTTGCTTCTACAGGAGAGGTGGTCAGCAATGGCATTAATACCGGATATCTGATTGTGTTTTCTTTCTGTGGCGTAGCCTACTTATTGGCCTGGACGCTGATGAAAACCCTTGTGCCTAGAATGAAGCAGGTAATACTGTAG
- a CDS encoding LacI family DNA-binding transcriptional regulator, translating into MANITLKELAKMLELSVSSVSKALNDSHEISIETKRKVQELAAAHNYRPNMFGKSLKTGRTNTVAIIIPYLSNPFQAQILEGAHQAAYSNNYKLIFMQSREDADKEIELLQSLINQNIDGILISPSAKSSVEFLRKVHQKVPIVLIDRIDFDLDTHKIGVDNERGAFDATQHLINMGRKNILVLNGKDLGVTQKRTAGHKNALMANQIDFIRQNVIEVDYQLPRQDLVKSLRDMLQAKLLLMNGPIGILGNTDILTLSVLGILSELGIRVPEEVAVIGFSNTEAADSLNPALSTVVQPALQMGKMGIEKLVELIECKNRHQTSMTTTTLDPVIVLRKSTTVLPASF; encoded by the coding sequence ATGGCAAATATCACCCTAAAAGAGTTAGCAAAGATGCTGGAACTATCCGTCTCATCGGTATCTAAAGCACTCAATGATAGCCATGAAATTAGTATAGAAACGAAACGAAAAGTACAGGAACTCGCTGCGGCTCATAATTACCGTCCTAATATGTTTGGTAAGAGCCTGAAAACAGGCCGTACAAACACGGTAGCGATTATTATTCCATACCTGTCAAATCCGTTTCAAGCTCAGATATTAGAGGGCGCGCATCAAGCAGCATATAGCAATAATTACAAGCTAATCTTTATGCAAAGTCGGGAAGATGCTGACAAAGAAATAGAATTGTTGCAGTCTCTTATTAATCAAAATATCGATGGGATACTGATCTCACCATCCGCCAAGAGCAGTGTGGAATTTCTGAGGAAAGTACATCAGAAAGTACCCATTGTGTTGATTGATCGTATTGATTTTGATCTGGACACACACAAAATTGGTGTAGATAATGAGCGTGGTGCGTTTGACGCAACCCAGCACTTGATCAATATGGGACGCAAAAACATTCTCGTTCTGAATGGAAAGGATCTGGGAGTTACACAAAAGCGCACAGCTGGGCACAAAAATGCTTTGATGGCCAATCAGATTGATTTCATTAGGCAAAATGTAATTGAGGTAGACTATCAGTTACCTCGGCAGGATCTGGTAAAAAGTTTACGGGATATGCTTCAGGCTAAGCTCTTGCTGATGAATGGGCCAATCGGAATATTGGGCAACACCGACATACTCACCCTCAGCGTTCTGGGCATACTATCTGAGTTGGGAATTAGGGTTCCGGAAGAAGTGGCCGTCATCGGATTTTCCAATACAGAAGCGGCCGACTCGCTGAACCCCGCACTTTCCACCGTAGTGCAGCCAGCACTACAGATGGGAAAAATGGGGATAGAAAAACTGGTGGAGTTAATTGAATGTAAAAACAGGCATCAAACCTCCATGACCACGACTACGCTGGACCCAGTTATTGTCCTTCGTAAGTCTACTACAGTATTACCTGCTTCATTCTAG
- a CDS encoding outer membrane lipoprotein carrier protein LolA, with the protein MKTISITRILLLALVSFNIVTAEAQTKAATAKATLDQVSKKYDSYRTMMVDFSFEATQADGQKYTDAGSLKLDKAGNKYRIKLNAQEIISDGKAVWSILPEDKEIQVSEVDNSSETLGPQNLFTFYRTGYTYAALADERVGSRSLKAIQLTPTDKSSSYAKIKLRVNSNNHIHDITVYDKAGSSYNYTVTALYVNQKIPQGIFNFQKNQFPNFEVVDLR; encoded by the coding sequence ATGAAAACTATATCTATTACCAGAATCCTATTGCTAGCACTTGTAAGCTTTAACATTGTGACAGCAGAAGCGCAGACAAAAGCAGCGACTGCTAAGGCCACCTTGGATCAGGTATCGAAAAAATACGATAGCTATCGCACGATGATGGTGGATTTCTCCTTTGAAGCGACACAAGCGGATGGACAAAAGTATACCGATGCAGGATCACTGAAACTAGACAAAGCAGGTAATAAATACCGCATCAAACTCAATGCACAAGAGATTATTAGCGACGGCAAAGCGGTATGGTCCATACTACCAGAAGACAAAGAGATTCAGGTCAGTGAGGTAGATAATAGCTCGGAAACACTAGGGCCACAAAATTTATTTACCTTCTACCGTACTGGCTACACCTATGCGGCGTTAGCGGATGAGCGGGTAGGCAGTCGGTCGCTCAAAGCAATTCAACTTACTCCTACAGATAAGTCGTCCAGCTACGCGAAGATCAAGCTTCGTGTTAACAGCAATAATCATATCCATGACATTACCGTTTACGATAAGGCTGGTTCAAGCTACAATTATACGGTGACGGCATTGTACGTAAACCAAAAAATTCCACAAGGCATCTTTAACTTTCAAAAGAATCAATTCCCGAATTTTGAAGTGGTGGACTTAAGATAA
- a CDS encoding DNA translocase FtsK, which translates to MAKGNSFKSGNTGTGGVRRAKSTTSSYQPKKTTRTFRKIDFTEGQQKIMKVLGLFLLITSGLFAVAFFSYLFTWKADQSYIYITNGGWGTLFSTSQELMDDTLEPPIIENKLGKFGALLANQFIFEWFGVASFLFILVLFVVGYRLLYLRALLPVGKTILYALITIVFTSVTLGFLQDFITDTPHILEGKFGYWTNQILTLQIGTAGVAGILLFVLLAALILIYNYDLQISFRSNKSDEDEAYDDSEDPEEYDGNEQLDRPAASNSFMEDRSAPRERLTQRPRKNSDVNDTLEQHRQVNPTWEPEITQSEAKEKNTLRSDEERGSISFDVVDTHIPESITPPTTEAEAVALSVEPDLSLEIEETATPELALTVEAVKEEKAVEASDLVKQFGEYDPKLDLSGYQYPPLDLLKEYGTGKITINQQELEANKNKIVDTLRNYSIEIEHIKATIGPTVTLYEIIPKPGVRISRIKNLEDDIALSLAALGIRIIAPMPGKGTIGIEVPNSNPEMVSMRSVIATEKFQKTDMDLPIALGKTISNEVYIADLAKMPHLLVAGATGQGKSVGINAILTSLLYKRHPAELKFVLVDPKKVELSLFKKIERHFLAKLPGEDDAIITDTKKVINTLNSLCIEMDQRYDLLKNGHVRNLKEYNAKFVGRRLNPEEGHRFLPFIVLIVDEFADLMMTAGKEVETPIARLAQLARAVGIHLVIATQRPSVNIITGTIKANFPARLAFRVLSKVDSRTILDSGGADQLIGRGDMLLATGSELIRIQCAFVDTPEVDQVSEFIGAQRGYPSAHYLPEYVDENGEGNGLADFDLSDRDALFEDAARLIVMHQQGSTSLIQRKLKLGYNRAGRIIDQLEAAGIVGAFEGSKAREVLYPDEYSLEQYLETLR; encoded by the coding sequence ATGGCTAAAGGAAATTCATTCAAAAGTGGGAATACGGGTACTGGGGGGGTAAGACGCGCGAAAAGCACTACCTCTTCGTACCAACCGAAAAAGACAACACGTACGTTTCGTAAAATAGATTTTACGGAGGGACAGCAAAAGATTATGAAGGTGCTAGGGCTTTTCTTACTCATCACTTCCGGGCTATTTGCGGTTGCCTTTTTCTCGTACCTCTTCACTTGGAAAGCAGATCAAAGTTATATCTATATCACCAATGGCGGCTGGGGCACACTTTTCAGCACCTCGCAAGAACTAATGGACGATACCTTGGAGCCACCAATCATCGAAAATAAGTTGGGGAAATTTGGCGCTTTATTGGCCAATCAATTTATCTTCGAATGGTTTGGCGTTGCATCTTTCTTGTTCATTCTCGTTCTATTTGTTGTTGGATATAGACTGCTATACCTTCGTGCTCTATTACCCGTGGGGAAAACAATTTTATATGCCCTAATCACTATCGTTTTCACGTCTGTTACACTCGGCTTTCTACAGGATTTTATCACGGATACGCCACACATTCTGGAAGGAAAATTTGGTTACTGGACAAACCAGATTCTGACCCTACAAATCGGAACGGCGGGCGTAGCGGGTATACTTCTCTTTGTCTTATTGGCCGCACTGATCCTTATTTACAATTATGATTTGCAGATTTCTTTCCGAAGCAACAAGTCGGATGAGGATGAGGCATATGATGACTCAGAAGACCCCGAGGAATATGACGGCAATGAGCAATTAGATCGACCGGCAGCCAGCAATAGCTTTATGGAAGACCGTTCGGCGCCAAGGGAGCGTCTCACTCAACGGCCAAGAAAAAATTCGGACGTAAATGATACTCTGGAACAACATCGACAAGTAAACCCTACCTGGGAGCCAGAAATCACCCAATCGGAAGCAAAAGAGAAAAATACACTACGATCCGATGAAGAGCGAGGTTCTATATCATTCGATGTGGTGGATACCCATATACCAGAGTCTATCACCCCTCCTACCACAGAGGCCGAAGCAGTTGCTCTTTCAGTAGAGCCAGACTTGTCGCTGGAGATTGAGGAAACAGCCACACCAGAATTGGCGCTTACTGTAGAAGCCGTGAAGGAGGAAAAAGCGGTAGAGGCAAGTGATCTGGTTAAGCAGTTTGGTGAGTACGATCCTAAGTTAGATCTGTCGGGCTATCAATATCCCCCACTTGATTTATTAAAAGAGTACGGTACGGGTAAAATAACCATTAATCAGCAAGAGCTGGAAGCCAATAAAAATAAGATTGTAGATACCCTGCGTAACTACAGCATAGAGATCGAGCACATCAAAGCCACGATCGGCCCCACAGTCACCTTGTACGAGATTATCCCGAAACCTGGAGTTCGTATCTCACGAATTAAAAACCTAGAAGACGATATTGCTTTGAGTCTAGCGGCATTAGGTATCCGGATTATTGCGCCTATGCCAGGAAAAGGCACTATTGGTATTGAAGTGCCCAACAGCAACCCGGAAATGGTATCTATGCGATCGGTAATCGCGACCGAAAAGTTTCAAAAAACGGATATGGATCTGCCTATTGCATTGGGCAAGACTATTTCGAATGAGGTATATATTGCCGATTTAGCGAAGATGCCTCACCTTTTAGTGGCTGGTGCTACCGGACAGGGTAAATCGGTTGGTATCAATGCTATTTTAACTTCTCTATTGTACAAACGCCATCCTGCGGAGTTGAAGTTTGTATTGGTTGATCCAAAGAAAGTAGAGCTTTCCCTGTTCAAGAAGATCGAACGCCACTTCCTGGCTAAACTTCCGGGAGAAGATGACGCGATTATCACAGATACCAAAAAGGTAATCAATACCCTGAATTCCCTGTGTATCGAAATGGATCAACGCTATGATTTATTGAAAAATGGTCATGTACGGAACTTGAAGGAATACAATGCAAAATTTGTAGGCCGCCGATTAAACCCTGAGGAGGGTCATCGATTCTTACCTTTTATAGTACTCATCGTCGATGAGTTTGCAGATTTGATGATGACGGCAGGAAAAGAAGTAGAGACACCTATTGCACGGCTTGCACAGCTGGCTCGCGCAGTGGGTATACATTTGGTCATCGCGACACAGCGTCCTTCGGTGAATATCATTACCGGAACGATTAAGGCTAACTTCCCGGCTCGTCTAGCATTCCGTGTGTTATCTAAAGTCGACTCCAGAACAATTTTGGATTCAGGCGGTGCAGATCAGCTAATTGGGCGTGGAGATATGTTATTAGCCACCGGAAGCGAATTGATTCGTATTCAGTGTGCGTTTGTCGATACACCCGAGGTAGATCAAGTCTCTGAATTTATCGGTGCGCAACGTGGTTATCCATCGGCTCATTACCTGCCAGAATACGTAGACGAAAATGGTGAAGGCAATGGATTGGCAGATTTTGACCTTTCGGATCGTGATGCCCTTTTTGAAGATGCAGCGAGGTTGATTGTGATGCATCAGCAAGGATCAACATCATTGATTCAGCGTAAGCTAAAGCTAGGTTATAATCGCGCAGGCCGAATCATCGATCAACTGGAAGCAGCTGGCATCGTCGGCGCATTTGAAGGTAGTAAAGCACGGGAAGTGCTTTATCCGGATGAGTACTCCTTAGAACAATATTTGGAGACATTAAGATAA
- a CDS encoding DUF4397 domain-containing protein, with product MIKFSIYIVTFALLMTSCSNKDYLSQGSLDSSLNQMAVLAVFNGVSGSDQMDVFLNGERQNSSIEMLRYGEFMRHRTAYPGNRRLTLNIRYGNQTVSPPAVDINLVAGKNYSVLLTRGNPVQSTLVEDDLLLPRNGQFRVRFINTNADGLTVALGTASDRSRFFGDLRVGNISAFAVFDVADYQLQFATNNSTLATYDFDFKPVNQGVYTIWLTGSLAEKDRNSQTSLYTVIRHP from the coding sequence ATGATAAAATTTAGTATATACATAGTGACCTTTGCGTTACTCATGACATCTTGTTCCAATAAGGATTACCTTTCGCAAGGATCGTTAGATTCCTCGCTAAATCAAATGGCAGTATTGGCTGTTTTTAATGGTGTTTCTGGGTCAGATCAAATGGATGTGTTTTTGAATGGGGAGCGTCAGAATAGCAGTATCGAGATGTTGCGGTACGGCGAATTTATGCGGCATAGAACAGCATATCCCGGTAATAGGAGGCTGACTCTAAATATACGATACGGCAACCAGACGGTGTCTCCGCCGGCAGTAGATATAAATTTAGTTGCTGGCAAAAATTACTCGGTGTTGCTTACTAGGGGAAATCCGGTGCAGTCTACTTTGGTTGAAGACGATTTGCTACTACCAAGAAACGGACAATTTAGAGTACGGTTTATTAATACCAACGCAGATGGGTTAACGGTAGCATTGGGAACTGCTTCCGATCGTTCGCGATTTTTTGGGGATTTAAGAGTTGGCAACATATCTGCATTCGCCGTTTTTGATGTAGCAGACTATCAACTTCAGTTTGCTACGAATAACAGCACTTTAGCGACGTATGATTTTGATTTTAAACCTGTCAACCAAGGGGTATATACTATTTGGTTGACAGGTTCTCTAGCAGAGAAAGACCGCAATAGCCAAACTTCGCTATATACGGTAATTAGACATCCCTAA